In Arthrobacter sp. MN05-02, the genomic stretch TGGAGATCGCCGCCGAGGTCCTCGAGGAAGGCACGATCCTCGTGTCCGGCCGGTTGCTCGCCGACATCTGCCGCAGCCTGCCCTCCGCACCCGTCGAGGTGGCCACCGACGGGTCGAAGGTGACCCTCACCTGCCGCAACAGCCGCTTCAACCTCGCCACCATGCCGGAGGGCGAATACCCCGAACTCCCCAAACTGCCGGACGTGAGCGGAGTGGTCGACGGTGAGGCCTTCGCCCAGGCGGTCTCCCAGGTCATCATCGCCGCCAGCCGCGACGACACGCTGCCGATCCTCACCGGTGTCCGCATGGAGATCGAGGACGACCTGATCACCCTCCTCGCGACCGATCGATACCGGCTCGCCCTCAGGGAAGTGTCCTGGAAACCGACCACTCCCGGGATCTCCACCAGTGCACTCGTGAAGGCGAAGACCCTCAACGAGGTCGCCAAGACCCTCGGTGGAGCCGGTGACCTGAACATCGCCTTCTCCGACGATTCCGAGCTGATCGGTTTCGAGTCCGGCGGACGCCGGACGACATCGCTGCTCGTGGACGGTGACTATCCCAAGATCCGTTCGCTGTTCCCCGAGAACACGCCGATCCACGCCACCGTGCAGACCAGCACCCTGGTGGAAGCAGTTCGTCGTGTCTCGCTCGTCGCCGAGCGCAACACCCCCGTCCGCCTCGCCTTCGCGGAGGGACAGGTGACCCTCGACGCCGGTACGGGCGAGGACGCCCAGGCGTCGGAGGCCATCGAGGCGACCCTCGACGGCGACGACATCACCGTCGCGTTCAACCCGCACTACCTCAGCGAGGGCCTCGGCGCGTTCAGCAGCCCGTACGTCCGGTTCTCCTTTACCTCACCACCCAAGCCCGCGGTGATCTCCGCGCAGGATGACGCCTCCGGTGAGGACAGGGAAGACTATAGGTACCTGCTGATGCCCGTGCGGTTGCCCAACCATTAACCGTCCGGCAGGGACAGCGGCCGGGCGGATCGCCGGCCGGACACATCGTCAGAAAGAGAACCTCATGCACATCGGCCTCATTGGACTCGGCAAAATGGGATTCAACATGAGGGAGCGACTCCGCGGGAAGGGCATCGAGGTCACCGGCTTCGACCGCAACCCCGAACTCACCGATGTGTCGACCCTCGACGAGCTCATCGAGGCACTTCCCGCACCACGCATCGTCTGGGTGATGGTTCCCGCCGGCCAGGTCACCGACGGCGTCGTCAAGGATCTCTCCGAGGTCATGTCCGAGGGTGACCTCGTGATCGACGGCGGCAATTCCAAGTTCACCGACGATCAGATCCACGCCACGCTCCTCGCGCAGAAGGGCATCCGGTTCCTGGACTGCGGCGTCTCCGGCGGGGTGTGGGGGCTGGAGAACGGGTACGGCCTGATGGCCGGTGGCAGCCAGGCCGACGTGGAACTCGCCATGCCGGTCTTCGACGCCCTCCGCCCGGAAGGGGATCGTGCCGAAAGCTTCGTGCACGTGGGCGACGTCGGCGCGGGGCACTACGCCAAGATGGTGCACAACGGCATCGAGTACGGACTGATGCAGTCCTATGCGGAGGGCTACGAACTCCTCGAGGCGAAGGACATCGTCAAGGACGTCCACGGCACCTTCGCCGCCTGGCAGAAGGGCACCGTCGTCCGCTCCTGGCTGCTGGACCTGCTCGTGAAGGCTCTCCAGGAGGACCCGGGCCTGTCCAAGATCGCCGGCTACGTCGAGGACTCCGGCGAGGGCCGTTGGACCGTGGAGGAAGCCATCGCGAATTCCGTCCCCGCTCCCGCCATCACGGCAGCCCTCTTCGCCCGTTTCTCCTCGCGGCAGGACGACTCCCCGTCGATGAAGATGGTCGCAGCGCTCCGCAACCAGTTCGGCGGCCATGCGGTGAAGCCGGCCCAGTCGAACCCCGAGTAGGTGCTCACCGGTGTACGTTGAGCACCTCTCGCTCACCGGATTCCGGAGCTACAGGCAACTCGACACAGCCATAGAGCCCGGCATCACGGTCTTCGTCGGCCCGAACGGTGTCGGGAAGACGAACATCGTCGAGGCCATCGGGTATCTCGCGACACTCTCCTCGCACCGCGTGAGCACCGACAAGCCCCTCATCGCCTTCGGCGAGCAGCGTGCGATCATCCGTGGCAGGTTCGTCCGCGGGACGCAGCGCACCGGGGTCGAGGTGGAGATCAACGCCGTCGCCGCGAACCGGGCCCGGATCAACAGGTCCAATCCGGTGCGGGCCAGGGACGCCGCAGGAATCCTGAAGACCGTCCTCTTCGCCCCCGAGGATCTGGCACTGGTGAAGGGGGATCCATCGGGAAGGCGCCGGTACCTGGACGAGGTCCTGGTCTCGCTCCTTCCCCATCAGTCGGCGCTGCGTGCCGAGTACGAGCGTGTCCTCAAGCAGCGCAACGCCCTGCTCAAATCGGCACGTGCAGCCGGCAGGTTCTCCACGGCCCATGAGTCGACCCTCGACGTCTGGGACCAGCACCTCGCCGAAGCGGGGGCGAGGCTGCTGTCCGCGCGGCTGATCCTCGTGGACAAGCTGCGTCCGCACGTGCAGCGCGCCTACAAGGAACTGACCGACGGTTCGAAGGGCGCGGACATCACCTACGTCTCCAGTGTCTCGTCGTCGTCGGACCTTCCGGGGGACCACGACGGCCCGGGCACCCGAGGTGACGCGCCGCCGGAGGTGCTGCAGGATCTCGCACTGCCCGAACTGACCGCCCTGTTCGTGGCGAGCCTGCTCCGGCACCGCAAGAAGGAACTCGAGCGGGGCATCTCACTCGTGGGACCGCACCGCGACGAGCTCGACCTGCTCCTCGGCGAGGTCCCGGCCAAGGGCTATGCCTCGCACGGTGAGACCTGGTCGATGGCGCTCGCCCTGAGGCTGGCGTCCTACTACCTGTTGCTCGAGGAGGACCATACGCCCGGGGGCGATCCGGTGCTGATCCTCGACGACGTCTTCGCGGAACTCGACGCCCAGCGGCGGACGCGCCTGGCGGCGATCGTCGCGCCGGCCGAGCAGGTGCTGGTGACGGCGGCCGTCGGGGACGACATCCCGCAGGCCCTCCTGGGACATCAGATCCGCGTCGTCCCGGGCGGGATCGCGGAGCCCGACGGCTCCGTCGAGCAGCCGACCGGTGCCGGTGCGACCGCACGGGTGGAAGCTGGGGAAGCCGATGAGTGACGAACACCAGCCGGACGACCCGTCGACCGACGGTGCGGATCCCGACACGCCGACGAACCGGCACCGGGGCGGACGGGACGACGGCGCCGCCGGCGAGGACGGGATGGAGCGGCCCGGGCCGTTCCCCGAGCAGGATGCCCCCCAGGCACTGCTCAACCGGCTCCGCAACGCCTCCCAGTCGCGGGGCACGCCCCGGGAGACCGCAGCCGCACCGACCGCCAGGAAGACCCGCCGCCGGTATTCGCCCGAGCCCGTCTACGGTGGCAGGGACCCGGAGGGGGTCGGCAACGTCTTCTCGAGGATGCTGGCCGAACGAGGCTGGAAGTCGCCGGTGGCGATCGGATCGGTACTGACCCGCTGGAACGAGATCGTCGGTGCCGATATCGCGGCGCACTGCGTACCCGAGAGCTTCGACGCCGACACGGTGCTCGTGCGGTGCGACTCCACGGCATGGGCGACACAGCTCCGCCTCATCACCCCGCAGGTGCTGCAGCGCTTCGAGGCCGAACTCGGTGCCGGGGTGGTGACGCGCCTCGCCGTCGTCGGGCCTGCGGCGCCGAGCTGGCGCAAGGGCGGGCGGTCCGTCAAGGGCCGGGGTCCCCGCGACACGTACGGCTGAGCGGCGCGGTCCGCGCACCCGCTGGACGGCCTGTACGCCGATCGGGGGTCCGCCCGGCGTATACGTCCTCACGGAAGGACCCGCGATCGGCTCTGGTGGCTGTTTATTGGGCAATGAGGGCCTACTCGTGCCGGATTGTAGCCCTCCACAGGGTAGAATGGAGCAAGATTGTTTTGCCTATCCAGCTGAGGAGCCGTCTACGCCTGTGGCACACGAGAACGAGTTGAATGCAAGTGATGTGTTGATCGGCGAAGGCGAGTCCCCGATTCTGGAGGCGACTACGGAACACGCATACGGTGCCAGCGAGATCACCGTCCTCGAGGGTCTGGAAGCGGTCCGGAAACGCCCCGGCATGTACATCGGGTCCACCGGTCCCAGGGGCCTCCACCACCTCGTCTACGAAGTCGTGGACAACTCCGTCGACGAGGCGCTGGCCGGGTACTGCGACCACATCGAGATCACGCTCCAGACCGACGGCGGTGTCAAGGTCGTCGACAACGGGCGCGGTATCCCCGTCGACATGCACCCCACCGAGGGCCGGCCCACTGTGGAGGTCGTCATGACCATCCTCCACGCCGGCGGCAAGTTCGGCGGCGGAGGCTACGCGGTATCGGGCGGCCTGCACGGCGTCGGTATCTCCGTCGTGAACGCCCTGTCCAAGCGCGTCGAGACCGAGGTCCGCCGGCAAGGGCACGTCTGGCGCCAGTCCTTCAGGGACGGTGGCAAGCCGTTCGGTGAACTGAAGAAGGGCGAGGAGACCTCCGAGACCGGGACCACCCAGACGTTCTACCCGGACGACGCGATCTTCGAGACCACCGAGTTCGACTTCGAGACACTCCGCGCACGCTTCCAGCAGATGGCGTTCCTCAACAAGGGACTGCGCATCACGCTGACCGACGAGCGGGTCGACGCCGTGCAGACCGACGAGGTCGCCGAGGTCGAGAACGCGCAGGAGTCCGACGGCGAGCCGAAGCACCGGGCCGTGGTGTACTACTACGAGAACGGGCTGCTGGACTACGTCCGCCACCTCAACTCGTCCAAGCGCGTCGACGTCGTCCACCCCGACGTGATCGCCTTCGAGACCGAGGACGCGGACCGGACCATGTCCGTCGAGATCGCACTCCAGTGGACCTCGGCCTACTCCGAGAGTGTGCACACCTACGCGAACACGATCAACACGCACGAGGGTGGCACCCACGAGGAGGGCTTCCGTGCGGCGATGACCACGCTGATCAACCGGTACGCGCGCGAGAAGAACATCATCAAGGAGAAGGACGACAACCTCACGGGTGACGACATCCGCGAGGGACTGACCGCCGTCATCTCCGTCAAGCTGTCGGAGCCGCAGTTCGAGGGCCAGACGAAGACGAAGCTCGGCAACTCCGAGGTCAAGGGCTTCGTGCAGCGCGTCGTCACCGACCAGCTGGGCGACTGGCTCGAGCGCAATCCCGGCCCGGCCCGCGATGTCATCCGCAAGTCGATCCAGGCGTCGCAGGCACGCCTCGCGGCGCGCAAGGCACGCGAGTCGACGCGGCGCAAAGGGCTGCTGGAGTCCGGCGGCATGCCGGGCAAGCTCAAGGACTGCCAGTCGAAGGACCCCGCCCGGTCCGAGATCTACATCGTGGAGGGCGACTCGGCCGGCGGTTCGGCCGTCCGAGGGCGCAACCCCGAGACCCAGGCCATCCTCCCCCTCCGCGGGAAGATCCTGAACGTCGAACGCGCCCGCCTCGACCGCGCCCTCGGCAACAGCGAGGTCCAGGCCATGATCACGGCGTTCGGCGCGGGCATCGGCGAGGACTTCAACGTGGAGAAGGCCCGCTACCACAAGATCGTGCTCATGGCGGATGC encodes the following:
- the dnaN gene encoding DNA polymerase III subunit beta → MKFRVERDVLAEAVSWTARSLSPRPPVPVLAGLLIKAEGGSLSLASFDYEISARLEIAAEVLEEGTILVSGRLLADICRSLPSAPVEVATDGSKVTLTCRNSRFNLATMPEGEYPELPKLPDVSGVVDGEAFAQAVSQVIIAASRDDTLPILTGVRMEIEDDLITLLATDRYRLALREVSWKPTTPGISTSALVKAKTLNEVAKTLGGAGDLNIAFSDDSELIGFESGGRRTTSLLVDGDYPKIRSLFPENTPIHATVQTSTLVEAVRRVSLVAERNTPVRLAFAEGQVTLDAGTGEDAQASEAIEATLDGDDITVAFNPHYLSEGLGAFSSPYVRFSFTSPPKPAVISAQDDASGEDREDYRYLLMPVRLPNH
- the gnd gene encoding 6-phosphogluconate dehydrogenase, with the translated sequence MHIGLIGLGKMGFNMRERLRGKGIEVTGFDRNPELTDVSTLDELIEALPAPRIVWVMVPAGQVTDGVVKDLSEVMSEGDLVIDGGNSKFTDDQIHATLLAQKGIRFLDCGVSGGVWGLENGYGLMAGGSQADVELAMPVFDALRPEGDRAESFVHVGDVGAGHYAKMVHNGIEYGLMQSYAEGYELLEAKDIVKDVHGTFAAWQKGTVVRSWLLDLLVKALQEDPGLSKIAGYVEDSGEGRWTVEEAIANSVPAPAITAALFARFSSRQDDSPSMKMVAALRNQFGGHAVKPAQSNPE
- the recF gene encoding DNA replication and repair protein RecF → MYVEHLSLTGFRSYRQLDTAIEPGITVFVGPNGVGKTNIVEAIGYLATLSSHRVSTDKPLIAFGEQRAIIRGRFVRGTQRTGVEVEINAVAANRARINRSNPVRARDAAGILKTVLFAPEDLALVKGDPSGRRRYLDEVLVSLLPHQSALRAEYERVLKQRNALLKSARAAGRFSTAHESTLDVWDQHLAEAGARLLSARLILVDKLRPHVQRAYKELTDGSKGADITYVSSVSSSSDLPGDHDGPGTRGDAPPEVLQDLALPELTALFVASLLRHRKKELERGISLVGPHRDELDLLLGEVPAKGYASHGETWSMALALRLASYYLLLEEDHTPGGDPVLILDDVFAELDAQRRTRLAAIVAPAEQVLVTAAVGDDIPQALLGHQIRVVPGGIAEPDGSVEQPTGAGATARVEAGEADE
- the gyrB gene encoding DNA gyrase subunit B, with amino-acid sequence MAHENELNASDVLIGEGESPILEATTEHAYGASEITVLEGLEAVRKRPGMYIGSTGPRGLHHLVYEVVDNSVDEALAGYCDHIEITLQTDGGVKVVDNGRGIPVDMHPTEGRPTVEVVMTILHAGGKFGGGGYAVSGGLHGVGISVVNALSKRVETEVRRQGHVWRQSFRDGGKPFGELKKGEETSETGTTQTFYPDDAIFETTEFDFETLRARFQQMAFLNKGLRITLTDERVDAVQTDEVAEVENAQESDGEPKHRAVVYYYENGLLDYVRHLNSSKRVDVVHPDVIAFETEDADRTMSVEIALQWTSAYSESVHTYANTINTHEGGTHEEGFRAAMTTLINRYAREKNIIKEKDDNLTGDDIREGLTAVISVKLSEPQFEGQTKTKLGNSEVKGFVQRVVTDQLGDWLERNPGPARDVIRKSIQASQARLAARKARESTRRKGLLESGGMPGKLKDCQSKDPARSEIYIVEGDSAGGSAVRGRNPETQAILPLRGKILNVERARLDRALGNSEVQAMITAFGAGIGEDFNVEKARYHKIVLMADADVDGQHITTLLLTLLFRYMRPLIENGFVYLAQPPLYRIKWSNAKHDYVFSDRERDEVIRIGLANNQRLPKDNGIQRYKGLGEMDYTELWETTMDPDHRTLLQVTMDDAAAADQVFSVLMGEDVESRRNFIQQNAKDVRFLDI